In Drosophila gunungcola strain Sukarami unplaced genomic scaffold, Dgunungcola_SK_2 000091F, whole genome shotgun sequence, the genomic window GCCATCGCTGCTGCAGCGCGCCGCCCAACAGCCGGCCTTCCAGAGCAGTCTGCGCGGATCGGGTGCCGCCGGCGGAGGCGGTGGATCCGGCGGCGGGAGCAAGCGGTCCAACGAATCGCGCAGCTTGGGCGGCGGAGGCGGTGGCAAAGGCGATTTCGTTACGgccaagaagaaaaagaagctgGCCGACAAGATACTGCCGCAGAAAGTGCGCGATCTGGTGCCGGAGTCGCAGGCGTACATGGATCTGCTGACGTTCGAGCGGAAACTGGACGCCACCATTATGCGCAAGCGCCTGGACATCCAGGAGGCCCTCAAGCGGCCCATGAAGCAAAAGCGCAAGCTGCGCATCTTCATCTCGAACACATTCTATCCCAGCAAGGAGCCCTCGAACGATGGCGAAGAGGGAGCCGTAGCCTCGTGGGAACTACGCGTGGAGGGCCGCCTGCTGGAGGATGGCAAGGGCGATCCCAATACCAAGATCAAGCGCAAGTTCTCGTCGTTCTTCAAGTCGCTCGTTATCGAGCTGGACAAGGAGCTGTACGGGCCGGACAACCATCTGGTCGAGTGGCATCGCACTCACACCACCCAGGAGACGGACGGATTCCAGGTGAAGCGGCCCGGCGACCGCAATGTGCGCTGCACCATCCTCCTGCTGCTCGACTACCAGCCGCTGCAGTTCAAGCTGGACCCGCGACTCGCCAGGTTGCTGGGCGTGCACACGCAGACCCGGCCGGTGATCATATCCGCCCTCTGGCAGTACATCAAGACTCACAAGCTGCAGGATGCCCACGAGCGGGAGTACATCAACTGCGACAAGTATCTGGAGCAGATATTCAGCTGCCAGCGCATGAAGTTCGCCGAGATACCGCAACGCCTCAATCCGCTGCTGCATCCGCCCGATCCGATCGTCATCAATCACTTCATTGAGAGCGGGGCCGAGAACAAGCAGACCGCCTGCTACGACATCGATGTGGAGGTGGACGACACGCTCAAGAACCAGATGAATAGTTTCCTCATGAGCACCGCCAGCCAGCAGGAGATCCAGGGGCTGGACACTAAGATCCACGAGACGGTGGACACCATCAACCAGATGAAGACGAACAGGGAGTTCTTCCTGAGCTTCGCCAAGGATCCGCAGATGTTTATCCATCGCTGGATCATCAGTCAGACAAGGGATTTGAAGGTGAGTGTGTGTCGCTCTCTTTGGATTATGCAAATTCTCCAAACTCTCGCTTCCTTTGACCAGCTGATGACGGATGTGGTGGGCAACCCGGAGGAGGAGCGGCGGGCCGAGTTCTACTACCAGCCATGGACGCACGAGGCCGTCTCGCGCTACTTCTTCACCAAGGTCAACCAGAAGCGGGCCGAATTGGAGCAGGCGCTGGGCATACGCAACGGTTAGGCCAATGCGATTTGTCGATCTCCTCCAGCAGCCAACTTCTGGAAGCAACGCCAACCAGCATCCGTAAACCGTGCGCACGGCAAACTATTTTTCCTTCGCCAGTTTAGTTTAAGCTTAAAGTATATCCCTTTTTTTCGACAATCTGAACTCCAACCCTACCCTTTCCATAACCCAAATCCTACATACACAGCAAACACACATCCAGAACAAATATTGGACTTAACAGTAAGCTAATAAAACGgcatacaaatataaaaaccgaTCTTTGAAATTCGAagctcttattttttttttttagataaatatttttctcctTTAGTTCTGCCCCAAAAACAcgagaaaattaatttgttacaactgcaattacatttttaaaatatgtgattttatttatgcagCCCTCTGGTGCTGATgtgttctttttaagttttataaaatgcgTTTTGTCTTGTTTACTATATAGTTTCGATTAGGATCACTTGTTGGCCGCCTTTCTGAATTCCTGTTAACTGATTGTTTATAGAAAACCTGATCTACGTTggatatatttattgtttggtGTAACTTTTGGCTATTAAAGCTGTCTAACAATATAAAGGAAATTAGACCAGCATTTAAGTCATTACACCTTGTTTCTTAGtttacactttaaaaatatgtggTTCTATAATTTTGCAACCATTTCTGGAGCTTTTTgtcgttttaaaattgtttaaaatgcattttctgTTTAATAGCCATTTTCATTTGGGATCAGTAGTCCATTTCTATATAAGCACTTAATAACTACTAttcaaacatattttca contains:
- the LOC128265076 gene encoding brahma-associated protein of 60 kDa, whose product is MSQRFAPGQAPVQSRYQPPPPSPGMRPYPPPGATFPPRGFPLHPNTTQPVPGTTNVAGVPGVPGVPGGVPGPSLLQRAAQQPAFQSSLRGSGAAGGGGGSGGGSKRSNESRSLGGGGGGKGDFVTAKKKKKLADKILPQKVRDLVPESQAYMDLLTFERKLDATIMRKRLDIQEALKRPMKQKRKLRIFISNTFYPSKEPSNDGEEGAVASWELRVEGRLLEDGKGDPNTKIKRKFSSFFKSLVIELDKELYGPDNHLVEWHRTHTTQETDGFQVKRPGDRNVRCTILLLLDYQPLQFKLDPRLARLLGVHTQTRPVIISALWQYIKTHKLQDAHEREYINCDKYLEQIFSCQRMKFAEIPQRLNPLLHPPDPIVINHFIESGAENKQTACYDIDVEVDDTLKNQMNSFLMSTASQQEIQGLDTKIHETVDTINQMKTNREFFLSFAKDPQMFIHRWIISQTRDLKLMTDVVGNPEEERRAEFYYQPWTHEAVSRYFFTKVNQKRAELEQALGIRNG